GTTGGTAGAAGGTGAGCTTTGGTCCATCATGAGCTGCCATGAACCACCAGGCAGCAGCTCCGACTGTTGCTGCCCCTACATAACCTACAAAACAGGCAGAAAGAGATGGAAATGCAACTTAAAGGTTTACTCAACTTTCAGGGTAaaaattttctgaaaatttactcacccctatgtcatccaaaatattcatgtctttccttcttcagtcgtaaagaaattgcattttttgaggaaaacattccaggatttttctccatatagtggaattcAATGGTGCTCAAgggattgaaggttaaaaatgcagtttcaatgaagcttcaaagggctctaaacgatcccagctgaggaataatctaacgaaacgattttgaagttggaggagaaaatgaaatgggagtttttcgaccctaactgtattgaacggGCGTGCACAGAATACatatgcgcatcgcagagctagacaagatgggcatttgaggttaaaaagtatataaattgtaattttttacaaaaataagccTTGAAAATGacccttggctgggatcgtttagagctctttgaagctgcactgacactgcatttttaaccttcagtccgatgagcaccactgaagtccactatatggagaaaaatcctggaatgtattcctcaaaaaacttaatttctttgcgactgaagacggaaagacgaacatcttggatggcgtGGGGGTCAGTAAGTTTATTATGGAAGTGGAAAATCCTTTAACAAGTCATGAATGGTTTTCTTAATAGCAAGGAGTGACATGTGTTTACTGTAAACGACTCACAGCCAATGATGAGATATCTGCAGAAGAGCCAACTAGAAATGAGTGGTTCTCTAGGGGAGCGTGGGGGTCTGGACATGATGTCTAGGTCAGGAGGGTTGAAGCCAAGAGCAGTAGCTGGAAATCCATCCGTAACCAGATTGACCCACAGCAACTGAACTGGAATCAGAGCCTCAGGCATTCCCAAAGCAGCGGTGAGGAAAATACTAAGAGACAAAGAGAAAAATACAACGCTTTAGGTGCAGTCACATTACTATTGTGCAGCTAATTTTTGCAGGCGAAATCCTGtcatttcaatttcaattgGGAATCTGCACTAAGAGGACATGGTGatggaaaaacataaaatgggaCTAAAATACTTTTGCATTCTTTTGCATGTATCATATGGcaagttattttcaaaaaaagacaCCACAGTGTCCACATTATAGTACAGTATATGGCTTTAGAATGATGTCTTTATTTCTGTCTGTACTTACCAGACTACCTCTCCAATGTTAGAAGAAATGAGGTAACGGATGAACTGTTTCATGTTGTTGTAAATGGCTCGGCCCTCCTCCACTGCGGCCACAATAGTTGAAAAGTTATCGTCTGCCAAGATCATCTCTGAAGCAGATTTAGCCACAGCCGTGCCTGAGCCCATAGCAATGCCAATCTCAGCCTTCTTCAAAGCCGGGGCATCATTCACACCATCACCCGTCTGGAGAGAAAATGCAAGTGTGAGGGTTCATTAATTGaagtttttttgcacttttgtaTTCTCATGTGTCTAGTAACACTTACCATCGCTGTAATATCACTGAGGCTTTGCAAATATTCTACAATGCGGCTTTTGTGCGTTGGCTCAACGCGGGCGAAACAGCGGGCGGTGCGGCAGGCCTGTCGCTGCAGGTGGGGAGGCAGCTCATCAAACTCCCGTCCTGTGAGGCCGCTGCCATACGGCCCACCTTCagcctcctcttcctcctgttCAGTGATGATGCCCACTCGACGACAGATAGACAGAGCAGTGCCCTTATTGTCACCTACACAAACCAATGTAGGAAAACAACTTGGGTTGATTTTTCAATGCATATTTGTCCATGTCTACCAAGCCTTggcataaatgaaataatagaAGGACtttatttagactttttgtCACTGAAATTGttaattcaaccaaaaatgaaaattctgttgttctgtttacTCACCCATAAGACTTTGGTGAATCtttgaaacaaaatatatttttaatgaaacctgagaggtTTCTGTTTCTCTCCCAGACCAGGTAACCAAAACTCAGAACAGAAAATCCAAAAAGGTCACAATTAACCAaagtcttgcaggtttggaatgacatgagggtaggtaaatgatgacagaattttaattttgggtgaactatccctttcaaACCACCTTTATGCTTGTGTCTAACCCACCTGTAATCATAATGACCCGTATACCAGCCTGTCTGCACATGCGCACCGCATTTAGCACTTCCTTTCTTGGTGGATCTAACATTCCCACACAGCCAACGAATGTCAAGTCCGACTGaggcacacacaaaaaaagtgttatagaactcaaatgtgcatttttaaaatattttttacttcaaGTACAATTGATTTCAAATTAACTTGTCCCAAACTTATTCTCATGATTTCAAATCATTTATCCACACTAACTTCCTCACCTCGTATTCAGTGAAAGCTGCAGAGTTCTCCAAGTTCAGGGTTCGAGGGTCTGGGGGTGAATCCCTGGTTGCCATAGCGAGGCAGCGTAGTGTATCACGACCTGACCCCCACTCTCTTACTGTACTTAAGAGTTGCTCcctgaggtcagaggtcagcgGTACCCGTGTACCACCTCCTACCCGTATCCAGCGGCAACGCTCCAGCACACTCTCTGGTGCGCCCTGTGACATCAAGATCaagatatatatacatatatacacattatatatatatatatatatatatatatatataaagatagatagatattatacacattatatatatatatatatatatatatatatataaagatagatagatagatagatagatagataggtagagataacacaaagacattttaaatctTGGCTGTTGAATGTCAGCTTGTTACATCatctttttttgataaaatgtattgctttttcattactgttttgtttaaagATTATTACCGTTATGACCCTCcaacaaaaatgcataaagaaaAGAATGGAAAAAGAGAAAGCTTTATAGAAGATGAAAACCAGACCTTGACAAACATCTTGGCACCTGAAGCAGAGCGAGTGAGTTTGTTTGGAGAGCAGAAAACCGACATGGACTTCCTGTCTCGAGAAAACTCCAGAGTCAGCTCTTTCCTCATTAACTGCTTTATgacctgagagagagagaatgtgtgtgagagaagTGGTGGAGGGAATACAtggcttttttaattttacatggcTTCTTTAACTCTTTGTCTTTAGTGAATGtaattttcagatttaaaaaaaaaaacaacaacaaaaaaaaaaaaaaaaacaccaccaaATTAGCCATTTAACAGACAAACATTGAATCTACACAATTTGTTCCCAAATTTTAAGTTCCTTTTGGGGTAaagttttacaaacatttgaacagcatCTTTTCTCTATCAATACTTTTgacaaataaactatataaatcaaagagaatatttttaacaaagtgAATTTGAATTCTGCTGAAATCTGTTCTGCCAGAGTAGTTGacatataacataataaaaaaggtGATAAAGGTGATAGAAagttatactttttatatttattgattatgcatacatatatacatttacatatataatgtttagaataatataataatacattaatacaataaataagtaatattatttgtaataaaatataattatataaagaatttttacaaaaatgatgtttaaaggggtcatgaactgccttttttattattttgtactgttctctgaggtcccctatataatgttatcaagatgttttataatatgtgaccctggaccacaaaaccagtcttaagtcgctggggtatatttgtagcaatagccaaaaatacattgtatgggtcaaaattattgatttttcttttatggcaaaaatcattaggaaattaagtaaagatcatgttccatgaagacattttgtaaaattcctactgtaaatatatgaaaacttaatttttgattagtaatatacattattaagaactgtatttggacaactttaaaggcaattttctcaatattttgattttttgcaccctcagattccagatattcaacagttgtatctcaaccaaatattgccctatcctaacaaaccatacatcattggaaagcttatttattcagctttcagatgatgtataaatttgtGATCCAATTTATAAGTaaaaggctattttctgtccagCTTTTAAAACCCCTTATCAGAACGCTCTGTTTAAATAGGCGTAGCAGACAGTAGACTCAGAAGTAGACTCAGTTTGCCTCTATTGTTATTTACTCTACATGTGTGTttcggtgggcggggctaaacaggcagtgatgtcgAAGCAGGTGTTGACCTTCTTCTGCAGAGGTGGTGTTTAGGCACACTATTACGTCATAAAGTAGCACATTTCACAACCTGTCATTTTGACAGActggcttcaatataagctgttttttagactaacaagaaagttttgagttctgaaacttccaggatgtttttattgtaCAATGACTTcttatgtcaaaagatcaagggaattttgatttctcagttcatgactcCTTTAAAATTTTTTTGCATGTAATACACTATAACACAGTTCAGATTCTGTGTGACTGTATGAGTACTCACTGAACAGCAGGCAGTGGCTCTTTCAGCAGGTGAGAGGCCTGCCAGGTCTGTGTCGAACACATTCATCTTCTCCACCAGACAACAGAGAGCCGTCTCAGTCGCTTCTCCCACTTTCTCAAAAACACCTTTACTCTGTTTCGGACAAGAAATACAGAGAATGATGTCTCTACAGCTTCAAGATAACAGAGAAAGCATGTACAGTATATGTTCACACCAGGGGTCGCATTAACCAAAAATTAATCGTCActgactgaattttttttatcagtgacggaaaaatctgatgCACACGCATCTCATTGTAATTAAGGAATTTCAGGAAGCTTTATACCCAGCGGGTTTTCTGTAGTGCacttttttctaatttaatacaaaatattttaatactgtcAAAGTTGCtgtcaaatcattttattgtcattaattccattcaaaataaaagtaaaaagtttttgtttatataacatatgtgtgtgtactatgtatatttatatgtatatataaacacgcacacacatacatgcatatatttaaaaaaatatagatatgATATACAATCATATATAAATaggaatatacatatatatgaatcgatttcattaaattgattaatcacaattaatcacctCCCAAATAAAAGGTtgtgtaaacataaatatatacatgtacgtgtgtgtgtgtttatatatacatataaatatacacaatacacacacatatattatgtaaacacaatcttttattttggatgcgattaatcgcgattaatcgatttaatAGCACTGCAAGTTATTTTATCagcaaacatgaatataaatgtaatttcttttagcACTTGCTatctttaaaatcttttgttttaatgaaagcAGCGCTCAAGTTGCAAGTCTCAGTCGCTTCTCCCACTTTCTCAAAAACACCTTTACTCCTTTACTGATTTTCGGAAAGGAAATACAGAGAATGAGGTCTATATAGCTTCATGATAACAGAGAAAGCATGTACAGTGTATGTGCACACGCACCTCATTGTAATCCAGTGAAGAGTCGTTACACAGGGCACAGATAGAGGCCATTTCCACCAGCCCTTCATACTGACTGCAGCGTACCTGTACACCGTCCTTATacctgaaacagaaacaaaaagagGATGGGAGGGATTGGAGGAGGACTGCATGAATTAAGGAGAACATAGAGAAAATAATGGGTAAAGTGAGAAAAAGGGATTGATTAGGAAAAACGAGCAAGTCTTGTGAAAACATCACATAAATGTTGAAGCAAACCCCAGGTTAGTTCAGAAGAGCTTCCTGACAGCAtccaagtgtgtgtgtgtgtgtatgtatttgaGTGTAGTTAGatgtgaaataaactcacacTTCTCCTTCAGGGGCGTAAGTAGATCCAGTTACTGTAAATTCATTCAGTAAACACCTCTCACCTGCGACGCCGTCTACAATAAACATCTGCACccagacaaacacacatgcacagccATGCATACACACAGGATTAGTTTAAACTGTAGTTTTCAAGCATCATTCCATGTTATTAATCTTCTAGCTACCATAGAATAACAAAATTCCACAGTGCATCTGTTAGAATCAATATACACAAagatatttatcattattaacatattttagaaTTACTAAAGTATTAGAGTAAAACTCTTGCACTGGACACAAATCTCTCTCACCCTGCAGACAGACATCTGGTTGGTGGTAAGAGTGCCCGTTTTGTCAGAGCAGATGACGGAGGTACAGCCAAGCGTCTCTACAGATGGGAGGGAACGGACTATAGCATTTTTGCGGGCCATGCGCCGTGTGCCAAGCGCCAGGCATGTGGTAATGACAGCAGGAAGACCTGTGAGAATGAACAGAAGACATCAGCGAGTAAGTACAAGTTACGACAAAAGGGAGAGGAATAGATCACAgtaaaatgtactattttacAATGAGATGATTTCTCTAAATCcccttttaattttttgtgaaaatcaaGCTTTGACAAACAACCTGCATAgatttaaatgctgtatttttttttgatccATATGAAATTACAGTTTCAGGAAGCTTTATAACACAGTGGGTTTTCTGTAGTGCgcttttttctaattttctaataCAAGTTATtaatgc
This genomic window from Labeo rohita strain BAU-BD-2019 chromosome 1, IGBB_LRoh.1.0, whole genome shotgun sequence contains:
- the si:dkey-28b4.8 gene encoding sarcoplasmic/endoplasmic reticulum calcium ATPase 2, producing the protein MDNAHTKTVEEVLGYFGVNETTGLSSEQLRKSRERWGPNELPAEEGKSLWELVLEQFEDLLVRILLLAACISFTLAWFEEGEGTITAFVEPFVILLILIANAIVGVWQERNAENAIEALKQYEPEMGKVYRQDRKSVQRVRARDIVPGDIVEVAVGDKVPADIRLTSIRSTTLRVDQSILTGESVSVLKHTDPVPDPRAVNQDKKNMLFSGTNIAAGRAIGVVVATGVHTEIGKIRDEMAATDPERTPLQQKLDQFGEQLSKVITVICVAVWGINIGHFSDPVHGGSWLRGAVYYFKIAVALAVAAIPEGLPAVITTCLALGTRRMARKNAIVRSLPSVETLGCTSVICSDKTGTLTTNQMSVCRMFIVDGVAGERCLLNEFTVTGSTYAPEGEVYKDGVQVRCSQYEGLVEMASICALCNDSSLDYNESKGVFEKVGEATETALCCLVEKMNVFDTDLAGLSPAERATACCSVIKQLMRKELTLEFSRDRKSMSVFCSPNKLTRSASGAKMFVKGAPESVLERCRWIRVGGGTRVPLTSDLREQLLSTVREWGSGRDTLRCLAMATRDSPPDPRTLNLENSAAFTEYESDLTFVGCVGMLDPPRKEVLNAVRMCRQAGIRVIMITGDNKGTALSICRRVGIITEQEEEEAEGGPYGSGLTGREFDELPPHLQRQACRTARCFARVEPTHKSRIVEYLQSLSDITAMTGDGVNDAPALKKAEIGIAMGSGTAVAKSASEMILADDNFSTIVAAVEEGRAIYNNMKQFIRYLISSNIGEVVCIFLTAALGMPEALIPVQLLWVNLVTDGFPATALGFNPPDLDIMSRPPRSPREPLISSWLFCRYLIIGCYVGAATVGAAAWWFMAAHDGPKLTFYQLSHYLQCSEGHAEFAGVQCSVFESPYPMTMALSVLVTIEMCNALNSLSENQSLLKMPPWSNPWLVGAICLSMALHFLILYVDPLPVIFQIRPLSWPQWVTVLKMSLPVILMDEALKFLARNYIEPGSDLQLEEDANAAGGVIGKLRRAFRGVSWSFVLISGPLLVWIFSLDSDITNIFWD